In Sinorhizobium sojae CCBAU 05684, a single window of DNA contains:
- a CDS encoding DUF3179 domain-containing (seleno)protein, giving the protein MVASTGFKDDRKLRHSMVIYDRQTESWWQQFGGEAIVGQLAGRSLEILPSRLESLESFRARAPRGRVLGDVAARRPRRPKVKDPISLPSAAPPC; this is encoded by the coding sequence ATCGTCGCCTCGACGGGCTTCAAGGACGACCGGAAGCTTCGCCACTCAATGGTAATCTACGACCGCCAGACGGAAAGCTGGTGGCAGCAATTCGGCGGCGAGGCCATCGTCGGCCAATTGGCGGGTCGGTCGCTGGAGATCCTTCCCTCGCGCCTCGAGTCCCTTGAAAGCTTTCGCGCGCGGGCTCCTAGGGGACGCGTGCTGGGAGATGTCGCCGCGCGCAGGCCGAGGCGCCCAAAGGTGAAAGATCCGATCAGCCTCCCCAGCGCAGCGCCGCCGTGTTGA
- a CDS encoding HPr family phosphocarrier protein: protein MPRWEATEAVDPHGYCQAEIEVTHGFGLHARPSVTFTRLAKSFPCTIEIDVNDSHVWLNGKSIVKIMGARIRRGSIMKIRARGLRAAEAIHALKALVQRDFDEEKKHGRSA from the coding sequence ATGCCGCGATGGGAAGCGACGGAGGCAGTCGATCCGCACGGTTACTGCCAGGCAGAGATCGAAGTGACGCACGGCTTCGGACTGCATGCCCGCCCGTCGGTCACTTTCACGAGACTCGCGAAGTCGTTTCCCTGCACGATTGAGATTGATGTCAACGACAGCCACGTTTGGCTGAACGGCAAGAGCATCGTCAAGATCATGGGGGCGAGGATTCGCAGGGGCTCGATCATGAAAATCCGAGCCCGAGGCTTACGCGCGGCAGAAGCGATCCATGCCCTCAAGGCGCTCGTCCAGCGCGACTTCGATGAAGAAAAGAAGCATGGCCGAAGCGCTTGA
- the dhaK gene encoding dihydroxyacetone kinase subunit DhaK: protein MKKFMNRAETLVAESLAGFVAAHERLVVFGADSRFVRRRNLRPDKVALISGGGAGHEPMHVGFVGEGMLDAACTGHVFTSPTPDQIIAAIRETDRGEGCLLIVKNYDGDVMNFEMAAELAAEHRIATVIVRDDVNPSGSKRSQGRRGVAGTLVFEKLLGAAAEARWRLDDLSALGEDLNDRIRTVGVSLSGVTVPETERETFVLNEDEMEMGVGIHGEPGRARLKFATADEIVETMLKAILKDLEPKRSDKLLLFINGFGGTPVSELYLAYNSTRARLQSLGLTVARSLVGTYVTSLGMAGLSITVAGLEERELSLWDAPVNTAALRWGG, encoded by the coding sequence ATGAAGAAGTTCATGAACCGCGCCGAGACGCTGGTGGCTGAAAGCCTCGCAGGCTTTGTCGCAGCCCACGAACGGCTCGTGGTTTTCGGAGCTGACAGCAGGTTCGTTCGCCGACGCAATCTTCGTCCGGACAAGGTCGCGCTCATTTCGGGCGGCGGCGCCGGGCACGAGCCGATGCATGTCGGTTTTGTTGGGGAAGGTATGCTGGATGCCGCCTGCACTGGACATGTCTTCACCTCTCCGACGCCAGACCAGATCATTGCCGCGATCCGGGAAACGGACCGCGGCGAGGGGTGTCTGCTCATCGTCAAGAATTATGACGGCGACGTGATGAATTTCGAGATGGCCGCCGAGCTCGCGGCCGAGCATCGGATCGCCACCGTGATCGTGCGCGACGACGTAAATCCCAGCGGGTCGAAACGCAGCCAGGGCAGGAGAGGCGTTGCGGGAACGCTAGTCTTTGAGAAGCTGCTCGGGGCGGCGGCGGAGGCCCGCTGGCGGCTCGACGACCTGAGCGCGCTTGGTGAGGACCTGAACGATCGCATTCGCACGGTGGGGGTGTCGCTCAGCGGTGTGACCGTACCCGAGACAGAGCGGGAGACCTTCGTGCTCAACGAAGACGAAATGGAGATGGGTGTCGGAATTCATGGAGAGCCGGGACGTGCAAGGCTCAAATTCGCGACCGCCGACGAAATCGTGGAAACGATGCTCAAGGCAATTCTGAAAGATCTGGAGCCAAAACGGAGCGACAAGCTGCTCCTCTTCATCAATGGCTTCGGTGGGACTCCGGTGTCGGAGCTCTATCTCGCTTACAATTCCACCCGAGCGCGGCTTCAGAGCCTCGGCCTCACGGTCGCACGGTCGTTGGTTGGCACCTATGTCACCTCTCTGGGCATGGCGGGCCTTTCAATCACCGTTGCGGGCCTCGAGGAACGAGAGCTTTCGCTATGGGACGCGCCGGTCAACACGGCGGCGCTGCGCTGGGGAGGCTGA
- a CDS encoding adenylate/guanylate cyclase domain-containing protein, producing MASDVVGYSRLIRTDEDGTLAALKSLRTDLIGPKIAEHHGRIVKLMGDGLLAEFPSVVEAVRAATEWQQAIADRNAGVPKGQRIEFRVGINLGDVAIDGEDIYGDGVNVAARLESLAEPGGVYVSGAVHDQVRDRLGLRFEDLGKQHVKNIDRPVRVWRWLRNAAATGPKAVPMERPLPDRPSMVVLPFNNMSRDADQEYFSDGITEDIITDLSKISGLFVIARNSAFVYKGKAFSVPQVCGELGVKFALEGSIRKAGNRVRVTAQLINGLSGGHVWAERYDRELTDIFEVQDDITQQIVTALKVTLSEAEKPRIAEAGTKDVDAHDLFLRGRELLNRVKKDREMFDQATVCFRQAIALDPDYAAPHAGLGMAYVLDYQNHWSGAPETSLDQAEGFASEAIDKDDQDPFTHFVVSLVAMFRRDYQRWADETDRALALNPNFASALNMRGVLHIYTGEPGLAIPFIERAMRLDPVVQQQYLHFLGTAHFVAGDYENAAALFRDRIAVNPTTDLSRAFLASALGHLGKLDEAREVWRELMEVNPRYSPVEHIGRLPFRDPADAEKFTDGLLKASLTE from the coding sequence ATGGCTTCCGACGTCGTCGGCTACTCGCGTCTGATTCGGACTGACGAGGACGGCACGCTCGCGGCGCTCAAGTCGCTGCGCACTGACCTGATTGGACCGAAGATCGCGGAACATCATGGGCGTATCGTCAAGCTCATGGGTGACGGCTTGCTGGCAGAGTTCCCGAGCGTCGTGGAGGCCGTTCGGGCGGCGACCGAATGGCAGCAGGCGATCGCTGATCGCAACGCCGGCGTGCCGAAAGGGCAACGGATCGAATTTCGTGTCGGCATCAACCTGGGTGATGTGGCCATCGATGGCGAGGACATCTATGGCGACGGAGTCAACGTCGCAGCCCGCCTGGAGTCGCTCGCTGAACCGGGCGGCGTTTACGTTTCCGGGGCAGTCCATGACCAGGTGCGCGATCGCCTCGGCCTCCGATTCGAGGATCTCGGAAAGCAGCACGTCAAGAATATCGATCGGCCGGTTCGCGTCTGGCGCTGGCTGCGCAACGCCGCGGCGACCGGTCCCAAGGCCGTTCCTATGGAAAGGCCGCTGCCGGACAGGCCATCGATGGTCGTTCTGCCCTTCAATAACATGAGCCGCGATGCCGATCAGGAATATTTCAGCGACGGAATCACGGAAGACATCATCACCGATCTCAGCAAGATTTCCGGTCTATTCGTCATCGCCCGCAACTCGGCGTTCGTTTACAAGGGCAAGGCATTCAGCGTCCCGCAGGTCTGCGGCGAGCTCGGCGTCAAATTCGCACTTGAAGGCAGCATTCGAAAGGCCGGCAACCGGGTTCGCGTCACGGCGCAGTTGATCAACGGATTGAGCGGCGGCCATGTCTGGGCTGAGCGCTATGACCGCGAGTTGACCGACATCTTCGAGGTCCAGGACGACATCACGCAGCAGATCGTCACCGCCTTGAAAGTCACACTCAGCGAAGCGGAAAAACCGCGCATCGCCGAGGCCGGCACGAAGGACGTTGACGCCCATGATCTGTTCTTGCGCGGGCGGGAGTTGCTCAACCGCGTCAAGAAAGATCGCGAAATGTTCGATCAGGCAACGGTGTGCTTCCGACAGGCGATCGCGCTCGATCCGGACTACGCCGCGCCCCATGCGGGCCTCGGCATGGCCTATGTGCTCGATTATCAGAACCACTGGAGCGGCGCGCCTGAAACTTCGCTCGACCAGGCCGAGGGCTTTGCCAGCGAGGCGATCGACAAGGACGATCAGGACCCTTTCACCCATTTCGTTGTTTCGCTCGTCGCCATGTTCAGGAGGGATTATCAGCGCTGGGCCGATGAAACCGACCGCGCATTGGCGCTCAACCCCAATTTCGCCTCTGCTCTGAACATGCGCGGCGTCTTGCACATCTATACAGGGGAGCCGGGACTGGCGATCCCCTTCATTGAACGCGCCATGCGCCTCGATCCTGTGGTTCAGCAGCAATACCTACACTTCCTCGGCACAGCCCATTTCGTGGCCGGGGACTACGAAAATGCGGCCGCGTTGTTCCGCGACAGGATCGCAGTCAACCCGACCACGGATCTATCGCGCGCGTTTCTCGCTTCGGCATTGGGCCATCTTGGCAAGCTCGATGAAGCCCGCGAGGTTTGGCGCGAGCTCATGGAGGTCAATCCAAGATACTCGCCCGTTGAGCATATCGGCCGACTGCCATTCCGAGACCCAGCAGACGCCGAGAAGTTCACCGATGGCTTGCTCAAAGCAAGCTTGACGGAGTGA
- a CDS encoding helix-turn-helix transcriptional regulator yields MYRMSSVLSAFEVNNKPSSKRRKIVMLGKADLLAECLTQAISAHFQDQDIVSLSDADGLLDDSLIDVSLVMLYRLPAAAFPSLMRAIHEFHPNAATVLLVQNADELDSSIAGFVDEGLVHGVLPLNLNLDVCLTTIDLLIKGGEHFPAALLRRVAPKGLEGGGVVAQKQSSSKDINLERKFDCGQDLLTMRENQILDLICMGTQNKIIADRLRLSENTVKVHVRNIYKKMNVRNRTEAASRYFRSDAKLSSLRGL; encoded by the coding sequence ATGTACCGCATGAGCTCGGTCCTGAGTGCCTTTGAAGTTAACAACAAGCCATCGTCGAAGAGAAGAAAGATTGTAATGCTCGGGAAGGCCGATCTTCTCGCCGAATGTCTAACGCAAGCGATTAGCGCGCATTTTCAAGATCAAGACATCGTAAGCCTTTCCGATGCAGACGGTCTCCTGGACGACAGTCTTATCGACGTAAGCCTGGTCATGCTCTACCGCTTGCCGGCGGCAGCATTTCCATCACTCATGAGGGCGATCCACGAGTTCCATCCGAATGCGGCGACTGTCCTACTCGTGCAGAATGCGGACGAGCTCGACTCGTCGATCGCGGGCTTTGTCGACGAAGGGTTGGTGCACGGCGTTCTGCCGCTGAATCTCAATCTCGACGTATGCCTTACGACCATCGATCTCTTGATCAAGGGCGGGGAGCATTTTCCCGCGGCGTTGCTTCGGCGCGTGGCACCGAAAGGGCTGGAAGGGGGTGGCGTTGTCGCGCAAAAACAGTCGTCTTCGAAAGACATCAATCTAGAACGCAAGTTCGACTGTGGCCAAGACCTCCTGACGATGCGCGAGAACCAGATACTCGATCTCATCTGCATGGGTACGCAGAATAAGATCATCGCCGATCGTCTCAGGCTTTCTGAAAACACCGTCAAGGTGCATGTCCGCAACATCTACAAGAAGATGAACGTGCGCAACCGGACAGAGGCGGCGTCGCGCTATTTCCGGAGCGACGCTAAACTCAGCTCGCTTCGAGGGCTTTGA
- a CDS encoding OFA family MFS transporter, with the protein MTISTDTLPGSYSGGILDRERIIARPGFNRWLVPPAALAIHLCIGMAYGFSVFWLPLSKSIGINHPVACADLNLITALFTTSCDWRVADLGWIYTLFFVLLGSSAALWGGWLERAGPRKAGFVSALCWCGGILTAAIGVKTHQLWLMWVGAGVIGGVGLGLGYISPVSTLIKWFPDRRGMATGMAIMGFGGGAMIGAPLADMLMTYFKTPDSVGVWQTFLVMAAIYFVFMMGGAFGYRIPPAGWRPDGWTPPAAAKTTMITARHVHLRDAHKTKQFWLIWAVLCLNVSAGIGVIGMASPMLQEIFGGRLIGQPDLTFTQLDDTQKAAIAAIAAGFAGLLSLFNIGGRFFWASLSDKIGRKTTYYAFFVLGIVLYALAPTAAHMGSQVLFVAILCVILSMYGGGFATVPAYLADIFGTQFVGAIHGRLLTAWATAGIIGPVVVNYIREFQIAAGIPREQVYDFTMYILAAMLALGLIANALVRPLPEKWFMKQEEVSALQAKTATIQSGPTGSFGIGRGGLDGQALLAWAVVVIPILWGVWMTLQKTAALF; encoded by the coding sequence ATGACTATATCGACGGACACTTTGCCCGGTTCCTATTCCGGCGGCATTCTCGACCGGGAGCGGATCATCGCCCGGCCCGGTTTCAATCGCTGGCTGGTTCCACCGGCAGCGCTCGCCATTCATCTGTGTATCGGAATGGCCTACGGCTTCAGCGTCTTCTGGCTACCGCTGTCGAAATCGATCGGCATCAATCATCCGGTCGCCTGCGCCGACCTCAATCTCATCACCGCTCTGTTCACTACAAGTTGCGACTGGCGTGTTGCCGATCTCGGCTGGATCTACACGCTGTTCTTCGTGCTTCTCGGATCGTCGGCGGCGCTGTGGGGTGGATGGCTTGAGCGTGCCGGTCCACGCAAGGCCGGTTTCGTCTCCGCTCTCTGCTGGTGCGGCGGTATCTTGACAGCGGCAATCGGCGTCAAGACACACCAATTGTGGCTTATGTGGGTGGGAGCCGGCGTCATTGGTGGCGTTGGCCTGGGACTCGGTTATATCTCGCCGGTATCGACATTGATCAAATGGTTTCCCGACCGCCGCGGCATGGCGACCGGAATGGCCATCATGGGCTTTGGCGGCGGGGCCATGATCGGCGCGCCGCTCGCGGACATGCTGATGACCTACTTCAAGACGCCCGATTCCGTCGGCGTCTGGCAGACCTTTCTCGTCATGGCCGCGATCTACTTCGTCTTCATGATGGGCGGCGCCTTCGGCTATCGTATACCGCCGGCCGGCTGGCGTCCGGATGGCTGGACGCCGCCGGCAGCGGCCAAGACGACGATGATCACTGCCCGCCACGTGCACCTGCGCGATGCCCACAAGACCAAGCAGTTCTGGCTGATCTGGGCCGTGCTCTGCCTCAACGTTTCGGCCGGCATCGGCGTGATCGGCATGGCGTCCCCCATGCTCCAGGAAATCTTCGGAGGCCGGTTGATCGGCCAGCCCGACCTCACTTTCACGCAACTCGACGACACGCAGAAAGCCGCGATAGCAGCCATCGCCGCCGGCTTCGCCGGCCTACTCTCGCTATTCAACATCGGCGGTCGCTTCTTCTGGGCATCACTCTCGGACAAGATCGGCCGAAAAACCACCTATTACGCGTTCTTCGTCCTCGGCATCGTCCTCTATGCGCTGGCGCCGACCGCCGCGCACATGGGCAGCCAAGTGCTGTTCGTCGCGATCCTCTGCGTCATACTCTCCATGTATGGCGGTGGCTTTGCCACCGTTCCCGCCTATCTAGCCGATATATTTGGGACACAGTTCGTCGGCGCCATCCATGGGCGGCTGCTGACCGCCTGGGCCACGGCGGGAATTATCGGTCCGGTCGTGGTCAACTACATCCGCGAGTTTCAGATTGCTGCCGGCATTCCCCGTGAGCAGGTCTATGATTTCACGATGTATATTCTCGCAGCCATGCTGGCGCTCGGACTGATCGCAAATGCGTTGGTTCGCCCGCTTCCGGAAAAATGGTTTATGAAACAGGAGGAAGTTTCGGCACTGCAGGCGAAAACCGCCACCATTCAGTCAGGGCCGACTGGCTCGTTCGGTATCGGTCGAGGCGGACTGGACGGCCAGGCTTTGCTGGCCTGGGCCGTGGTTGTGATCCCGATTCTCTGGGGCGTCTGGATGACCTTGCAAAAGACGGCCGCTCTCTTCTGA
- a CDS encoding putative PEP-binding protein, with protein MAEALEIMGVSASPGVGVGPVHLAADVTAEALVPGDSVAAEGEKLRQAVATAHAELGALADRSDEESAGILDFQIEMLLDPALVEMAEDRIVAGDGAALAWVGALNEYIAGIEEAPDEQLRARAVDIVDIRNRVLSALTGRTLEDFAPGSVFVGKDLEPSLFLQHDWTAGGGIVLFEGSVSSHVAMLARSRSVPMLVSTGRFEVAAGARLLVDATGGRVVVAPEDQQILEVRSRTAEARPSAPSRTGGVIETFDGIAIRLSAIVNDPSELKSINPSYVAGIGLMRTEFLGNVFDQERHYDIYRQALDWAGDAPVIVRMLDLGGDKMELGVGAKESEAFLGRRGIRLLLALPEIARLQARALLRAAAHGNLGVLLPMITVPEELDAMRVIFEEESTTLGRKGVQTRMPEIGMMVEVPAAALMLDRFSRSDFFSFGTNDLAQYLAAAARDDQSVAALYDAATPAVCRVIAQAVVLAETMKKPIGICGEMASDPQHIPALMTAGLRHFSVTPNRLADIRSTIGGMYSDGRAVAEMK; from the coding sequence ATGGCCGAAGCGCTTGAAATCATGGGGGTCTCCGCCTCTCCTGGTGTGGGGGTCGGGCCCGTCCACCTCGCCGCCGATGTTACGGCGGAGGCGCTTGTGCCCGGCGACAGCGTGGCCGCGGAGGGCGAAAAGCTACGGCAGGCCGTCGCCACCGCCCACGCGGAGTTGGGGGCTCTCGCCGATCGCTCGGACGAGGAGAGCGCCGGCATTCTCGATTTCCAGATCGAGATGCTGCTCGATCCGGCTCTCGTCGAAATGGCCGAGGACCGGATCGTCGCCGGTGATGGCGCCGCACTCGCCTGGGTCGGGGCGCTCAATGAATATATCGCGGGTATCGAGGAAGCACCCGATGAGCAACTCCGCGCCCGCGCCGTCGACATCGTCGACATCCGCAATCGCGTCCTCAGCGCCTTGACAGGCCGTACTCTGGAGGACTTCGCCCCTGGTTCGGTTTTTGTCGGCAAGGATCTTGAGCCCAGCCTCTTCCTTCAACATGACTGGACCGCCGGCGGTGGCATCGTCCTCTTCGAAGGCAGCGTTTCCAGCCATGTGGCAATGCTCGCCCGCAGCCGTTCGGTGCCCATGCTGGTGTCAACGGGGCGGTTCGAAGTCGCCGCCGGTGCGCGCTTGCTCGTCGATGCGACTGGCGGCCGCGTGGTTGTCGCGCCTGAAGATCAGCAGATTCTCGAGGTGCGGTCGAGAACAGCCGAGGCAAGGCCATCTGCTCCGTCGCGAACCGGCGGCGTGATCGAGACCTTCGACGGGATTGCGATCCGCCTGTCGGCGATCGTCAATGATCCGTCTGAGCTCAAATCCATCAATCCCTCGTACGTCGCGGGCATCGGTCTGATGCGGACGGAGTTTTTGGGCAATGTCTTCGATCAGGAAAGACATTACGACATCTATAGGCAGGCGCTGGACTGGGCAGGTGACGCGCCGGTGATTGTGCGCATGTTGGATCTCGGCGGCGACAAGATGGAGTTGGGCGTTGGGGCGAAGGAGAGCGAAGCGTTCCTGGGACGAAGAGGCATCCGGCTGCTTCTAGCGCTTCCGGAAATAGCCCGTCTGCAGGCGCGCGCCCTGTTGCGGGCAGCGGCGCACGGCAATCTCGGCGTTCTCCTGCCAATGATTACGGTGCCGGAGGAACTCGATGCGATGCGGGTGATCTTCGAAGAGGAGTCGACCACGCTTGGAAGGAAGGGGGTGCAAACGCGCATGCCGGAGATCGGCATGATGGTGGAGGTCCCGGCGGCGGCGCTGATGCTCGATCGTTTTTCGCGGTCGGACTTCTTTTCCTTCGGGACAAACGATCTGGCGCAATATCTTGCGGCGGCCGCAAGGGACGATCAAAGCGTCGCCGCCCTTTACGACGCCGCTACGCCGGCGGTTTGCAGGGTAATCGCGCAGGCTGTGGTGCTTGCCGAGACGATGAAGAAACCGATCGGGATCTGCGGCGAGATGGCCTCCGACCCGCAGCATATACCGGCGCTCATGACTGCGGGCCTTCGCCACTTCTCAGTGACGCCCAATCGCTTGGCGGACATAAGATCCACAATCGGCGGCATGTACTCGGACGGCAGGGCCGTGGCGGAGATGAAATGA
- the dhaL gene encoding dihydroxyacetone kinase subunit DhaL codes for MIGEGWKKVSVVSANAALIGGLIEACREVIAANADHLSELDRAIGDGDHGTNMRRGLEAVYAERNRLVQLPLPKALEETGLTLVMSVGGAAGPLYGTLLIEIGRQLAGATGQIDFARALEHAIDAVARRGRASPGDKTLLDVLYPVHAEVVRRAGLAGISEQAERAASLTSGMKAMRGRAAFLGDRSVGHVDPGAKSCSLLTAAICRFLEEQCPA; via the coding sequence ATGATCGGGGAGGGTTGGAAAAAGGTGTCCGTGGTGTCGGCAAACGCAGCGCTCATAGGCGGGTTGATCGAGGCCTGTCGCGAGGTGATTGCCGCCAATGCCGATCATCTGTCGGAACTCGACAGGGCGATCGGCGACGGAGATCACGGCACCAACATGCGTCGCGGCTTGGAGGCGGTTTATGCCGAGCGAAACCGACTCGTGCAGCTTCCGTTGCCGAAAGCACTGGAGGAGACCGGCCTCACGCTCGTCATGAGCGTCGGCGGCGCGGCCGGTCCGCTCTATGGGACGCTGCTGATCGAGATCGGCCGTCAGTTGGCCGGCGCGACCGGACAGATCGACTTTGCACGCGCGCTTGAGCATGCAATCGATGCCGTCGCCCGTCGGGGGCGGGCAAGCCCCGGCGACAAGACGCTGCTCGATGTGCTTTACCCAGTGCATGCCGAAGTGGTAAGGCGCGCGGGATTGGCAGGCATCTCAGAGCAAGCGGAACGGGCGGCAAGCCTGACTTCAGGCATGAAGGCGATGCGCGGGCGCGCCGCCTTTCTTGGCGACCGGTCGGTCGGACATGTCGATCCGGGCGCGAAGAGTTGTTCGCTGCTGACTGCGGCGATCTGTCGTTTCCTGGAGGAGCAATGTCCGGCATGA
- a CDS encoding dihydroxyacetone kinase subunit DhaK gives MKHFFNRRENIVTEALDGLLQTAPAGSLARLDTYPDIKVVLRRDWHKAKVAVVSGGGAGHEPSHAGFVGKGMLTAAVSGEIFASPSVDAVLTAIRAVTGPKGCLLIVKNYTGDRLNFGLAAEKARAEGFRVEMVIVADDIALPDVAQPRGVAGTIFVHKIAGHLAEQDADLETVAAAARSAARDIVSLGVSLSSCSIPGQAYVERLETDEGELGLGIHGEPGAERIVLQEVRSIVATMSERLSGALPGHGGYALLINNLGAVPPIEMGLIAHTVLSSSLAARVKLTIGPAPMMTALNMNGFSLSLIRLDGEREAALKSVVGPHAWIPAVDRHDVSVLPVIAVPATQSVAASHDPSADRLIAAICDHLLSLEAELNHLDSRAGDGDTGSTVATGSRSVLAQIEKLPLKDIAATFSSIGSILSTSMGGSSGVLLSIFFTAAAKAYSETKDMAGALLAGLERMTFYGGATVGDRTMVDALDPALRALKAGGLVAAASAARAGADATRAMKKAKAGRASYVGERDLDGVPDPGAMAVAAVFEVAAGLR, from the coding sequence ATGAAGCACTTTTTCAACCGCAGGGAAAACATCGTCACCGAAGCGCTCGACGGCCTGCTGCAGACGGCGCCGGCCGGGAGCCTCGCGCGCCTCGACACTTATCCCGACATCAAGGTTGTCCTGCGCCGTGACTGGCACAAAGCGAAGGTCGCGGTCGTATCGGGAGGCGGCGCCGGCCATGAACCGTCGCATGCGGGCTTTGTCGGCAAAGGCATGCTGACCGCGGCGGTTTCCGGCGAGATCTTCGCATCGCCGAGCGTTGACGCGGTGTTGACTGCGATCCGGGCGGTGACCGGCCCGAAAGGCTGCCTGCTGATCGTCAAGAATTACACCGGCGATCGCCTCAATTTCGGATTGGCGGCGGAGAAGGCGCGTGCCGAAGGCTTTCGTGTCGAGATGGTGATCGTTGCCGACGACATCGCGCTTCCGGATGTTGCCCAGCCGCGCGGCGTCGCCGGCACGATCTTCGTCCACAAGATTGCCGGGCACCTGGCCGAGCAGGATGCGGATCTCGAGACCGTTGCCGCTGCCGCCCGCTCGGCCGCGCGCGACATCGTTTCGCTGGGCGTGTCGCTCTCCTCCTGCTCCATTCCGGGCCAGGCCTATGTGGAGCGGCTCGAGACGGACGAGGGAGAACTGGGGCTCGGAATCCACGGCGAACCCGGCGCCGAACGGATCGTTCTGCAGGAGGTACGCAGCATTGTTGCCACCATGTCCGAGCGGCTTTCCGGCGCTTTGCCGGGCCATGGCGGCTATGCGCTTCTCATCAACAATCTCGGTGCCGTGCCGCCGATCGAGATGGGATTGATCGCCCACACGGTCCTTTCCTCGTCACTCGCCGCGCGCGTGAAGCTGACGATAGGCCCGGCGCCGATGATGACGGCGCTCAACATGAATGGCTTTTCACTTTCGCTGATCCGGCTTGATGGCGAACGCGAGGCAGCCTTGAAATCGGTCGTCGGCCCGCATGCCTGGATACCCGCCGTCGATCGGCATGATGTTTCCGTTCTGCCGGTGATTGCCGTGCCCGCCACTCAGTCGGTGGCGGCGAGTCACGATCCCTCCGCCGATCGGCTGATCGCGGCGATCTGCGATCATCTGCTCTCGCTCGAAGCGGAGCTCAACCACCTCGACTCCCGAGCTGGCGATGGCGATACCGGCTCGACCGTCGCGACCGGTTCGCGCAGCGTTCTGGCGCAGATCGAAAAGCTGCCGCTGAAGGACATCGCCGCCACGTTCTCGTCGATCGGCAGCATTCTCAGCACCAGCATGGGTGGCTCGAGCGGCGTGCTCCTGTCGATCTTCTTCACCGCCGCCGCCAAGGCCTATTCGGAGACGAAAGACATGGCGGGCGCGCTCTTGGCGGGCCTCGAACGGATGACCTTCTATGGCGGAGCGACCGTCGGCGACCGCACGATGGTGGATGCGCTGGACCCGGCGCTGCGCGCCCTTAAAGCGGGAGGTCTTGTCGCGGCGGCTTCCGCAGCGCGCGCCGGCGCCGACGCGACTCGGGCGATGAAGAAGGCGAAGGCGGGCCGCGCTTCCTACGTCGGTGAACGGGATCTCGACGGCGTACCGGACCCGGGCGCCATGGCGGTGGCCGCGGTCTTCGAAGTCGCAGCAGGGCTTCGTTAA
- the dhaM gene encoding dihydroxyacetone kinase phosphoryl donor subunit DhaM, with protein MNPKSANVGIVIVSHSPLVAQGTADMVRQMVGDCVPLAWSGGNAEGGLGTHAAGILAAIERAWSDAGIAVFVDLGGAETNSEMAIEMLGESRSGRVIICNAPLVEGAVIAAAEASGGAALARVVATAEELSP; from the coding sequence ATGAACCCGAAATCTGCAAATGTCGGCATCGTTATCGTGTCGCATTCGCCGCTTGTCGCGCAAGGGACGGCCGACATGGTTCGTCAGATGGTTGGTGACTGCGTGCCCCTCGCTTGGTCCGGCGGCAATGCGGAGGGTGGGCTCGGCACGCATGCCGCCGGCATCTTGGCCGCGATCGAAAGGGCCTGGTCGGATGCGGGGATCGCCGTCTTCGTCGACCTCGGCGGGGCGGAGACGAACAGCGAAATGGCGATTGAAATGCTTGGAGAGTCGCGCTCCGGCAGGGTGATCATCTGCAATGCGCCACTGGTCGAGGGAGCGGTAATAGCCGCGGCCGAAGCATCGGGCGGAGCAGCTCTCGCCCGCGTCGTGGCGACCGCGGAGGAACTGTCACCGTGA